One Lampris incognitus isolate fLamInc1 chromosome 18, fLamInc1.hap2, whole genome shotgun sequence genomic region harbors:
- the scamp3 gene encoding secretory carrier-associated membrane protein 3 isoform X1, producing MSKYTSFPEPIEDQNPFQDPAVTQHSSNTEYATLDLYNPFDNKNGPPPPYEATCPSAPSVPAQTPPSRTTPTEPRNYGSYNSQQTVVNATTAELLRKQEELEKKARELERRERELESHSLGSGASRQNNWPPLPSFCPVGPCFYQDIHLEISQTFQRTVTVMYYFWMFSACTLLLNLISSLAMFCVDPTGGVGLGLAILWALIFTPCSFVCWYRPVYKAFRSDSSFNFFAFFFIFFAQVITYVIMTIGIPGWGFSGWIVSLAALNTSVPVGVIMMINAVLFTAQTAMGVVLLKKVHSQYRQTDASFQKAQAEFATGVMSNQTVRQAAATAAQGAFTGPR from the exons ATGTCAAAATACACAAGTTTCCCGGAGCCGATCGAAGACCAAAACCCGTTCCAG GACCCTGCAGTGACTCAACATAGCAGCAACACAGAGTATGCTACGCTGGACCTTTACAACCCATTTGACAATAAAAATGGG CCTCCACCCCCATATGAAGCCACCTGCCCATCTGCTCCATCTGTCCCTGCACAGACCCCACCTAGCAGGACAACACCCACAGAACCTCGCAACTATGGCTCCTACAACTCCCAG CAGACTGTGGTGAACGCCACCACGGCAGAGCTCCTAAGaaagcaggaggagctggagaagaAGGCCCGTGAGCTGGAGAGGAGGGAGCGGGAGCTGGAGTCACACAGCTTGGGATCTGGAGCCT CCCGTCAGAACAACTGGCCTCCATTACCTTCGTTCTGCCCTGTAGGACCATGTTTCTATCAGGACATCCATCTGGAGATCAGCCAGACATTTCAGCGCACTGTCACCGTTATGTATTATTTCTGGATGT TCAGTGCCTGCACCCTGCTTCTCAATCTGATCTCCTCCTTGGCCATGTTCTGTGTTGACCCCACTGGTGGTGTCGGCTTGGGCCTAGCCATCCTATGGGCACTTATCTTCACCCCCTGCTCCTTCGTCTGTTGGTACAGACCCGTGTACAAAGCCTTCAG gAGTGACAGTTCCTTCAACTTCTTCGCCTTCTTCTTTATTTTCTTTGCCCAAGTGATTACCTATGTCATCATGACTATTGGAATACCTGGATGGGGTTTCAG TGGATGGATAGTGAGCCTGGCTGCTCTGAATACCAGTGTTCCTGTTGGTGTGATCATGATGATCAATGCCGTCCTCTTTACTGCCCAAACTGCTATGGGCGTTGTCCTGCTTAAGAAG GTCCACTCTCAGTACAGGCAGACTGATGCCAGTTTCCAGAAGGCCCAGGCTGAGTTTGCCACTGGAGTAATGTCCAATCAGACTGTACGCCAGGCTGCTGCCACCGCCGCCCAGGGGGCCTTCACGGGACCTCGATAG
- the scamp3 gene encoding secretory carrier-associated membrane protein 3 isoform X2, with protein sequence MSKYTSFPEPIEDQNPFQDPAVTQHSSNTEYATLDLYNPFDNKNGPPPPYEATCPSAPSVPAQTPPSRTTPTEPRNYGSYNSQTVVNATTAELLRKQEELEKKARELERRERELESHSLGSGASRQNNWPPLPSFCPVGPCFYQDIHLEISQTFQRTVTVMYYFWMFSACTLLLNLISSLAMFCVDPTGGVGLGLAILWALIFTPCSFVCWYRPVYKAFRSDSSFNFFAFFFIFFAQVITYVIMTIGIPGWGFSGWIVSLAALNTSVPVGVIMMINAVLFTAQTAMGVVLLKKVHSQYRQTDASFQKAQAEFATGVMSNQTVRQAAATAAQGAFTGPR encoded by the exons ATGTCAAAATACACAAGTTTCCCGGAGCCGATCGAAGACCAAAACCCGTTCCAG GACCCTGCAGTGACTCAACATAGCAGCAACACAGAGTATGCTACGCTGGACCTTTACAACCCATTTGACAATAAAAATGGG CCTCCACCCCCATATGAAGCCACCTGCCCATCTGCTCCATCTGTCCCTGCACAGACCCCACCTAGCAGGACAACACCCACAGAACCTCGCAACTATGGCTCCTACAACTCCCAG ACTGTGGTGAACGCCACCACGGCAGAGCTCCTAAGaaagcaggaggagctggagaagaAGGCCCGTGAGCTGGAGAGGAGGGAGCGGGAGCTGGAGTCACACAGCTTGGGATCTGGAGCCT CCCGTCAGAACAACTGGCCTCCATTACCTTCGTTCTGCCCTGTAGGACCATGTTTCTATCAGGACATCCATCTGGAGATCAGCCAGACATTTCAGCGCACTGTCACCGTTATGTATTATTTCTGGATGT TCAGTGCCTGCACCCTGCTTCTCAATCTGATCTCCTCCTTGGCCATGTTCTGTGTTGACCCCACTGGTGGTGTCGGCTTGGGCCTAGCCATCCTATGGGCACTTATCTTCACCCCCTGCTCCTTCGTCTGTTGGTACAGACCCGTGTACAAAGCCTTCAG gAGTGACAGTTCCTTCAACTTCTTCGCCTTCTTCTTTATTTTCTTTGCCCAAGTGATTACCTATGTCATCATGACTATTGGAATACCTGGATGGGGTTTCAG TGGATGGATAGTGAGCCTGGCTGCTCTGAATACCAGTGTTCCTGTTGGTGTGATCATGATGATCAATGCCGTCCTCTTTACTGCCCAAACTGCTATGGGCGTTGTCCTGCTTAAGAAG GTCCACTCTCAGTACAGGCAGACTGATGCCAGTTTCCAGAAGGCCCAGGCTGAGTTTGCCACTGGAGTAATGTCCAATCAGACTGTACGCCAGGCTGCTGCCACCGCCGCCCAGGGGGCCTTCACGGGACCTCGATAG
- the crabp2b gene encoding cellular retinoic acid-binding protein 2b, protein MEMEKEVADFSGKWKMKTSEHFEELLKALGVNVFLRKIAVAAASSPAVEITQQGESLSIQTSTSVRTTHVSFTVGESFNEITLDGRPCTSFPRWETDSKIICEQTLQKGEGPKTTWTRELTNDGELILTMSAGDVVCTRVYVKE, encoded by the exons ATGGAAATGGAGAAGGAAGTCGCAGATTTCTCCGGCAAATGGAAAATGAAAACCTCGGAACATTTTGAGGAACTTTTGAAAGCGCTGG GCGTGAACGTGTTCCTGAGGAAGATTGCGGTGGCTGCGGCCTCTAGCCCGGCGGTGGAGATCACCCAGCAAGGggagagcctctccatccagacGTCCACAAGTGTCCGCACCACCCATGTGTCTTTCACCGTGGGCGAGTCCTTCAATGAGATCACGCTGGATGGACGCCCCTGCACG AGCTTCCCTAGATGGGAGACAGACAGCAAAATCATCTGCGAGCAGACTCTACAGAAAGGAGAAGGGCCGAAGACAACCTGGACCCGGGAGCTGACCAATGATGGAGAGCTGATTTTG ACAATGAGTGCTGGGGACGTGGTGTGCACCAGAGTTTATGTGAAAGAATGA
- the mrps21 gene encoding 28S ribosomal protein S21, mitochondrial, with product MANHLRFLARTVMVLEGDVDAAYKTLNRVLTHDGIIDTVKRKRYYEKPCRERQRKNYENCKRIYHAEMARKLSFISRTQRPDPWLGC from the exons ATGGCTAACCATCTTCGCTTCCTTGCGCGGACAGTGATGGTTCTTGAGGGCGACGTCGACGCGGCATACAAGACTTTGAACAG GGTCTTGACTCATGACGGGATCATTGACACTGTGAAGCGCAAGCGCTACTATGAGAAAccctgtagagagagacagagaaagaattaTGAGAACTGCAAGCGTATCTATCATGCTGAAATGGCCAGGAAGCTTTCCTTCATCTCAAGAACACAGAGACCAGATCCCTGGCTTGGATGCTAG